A part of Desulfomicrobium baculatum DSM 4028 genomic DNA contains:
- the uppS gene encoding polyprenyl diphosphate synthase, whose protein sequence is MPPINHLAIIMDGNGRWARARGLDRSDGHKAGTETAREIVKECRKLGIPYLTLYTFSKENWSRPKQEVGFLFGLLKDFLTEELPSLLEQSIRLNVLGDLDELPLPTRQVLRHVMEKTAGCSAMTLNLALNYSGRLEILRACQALLKKQVKPSELTGEMFADELYTAGMPDPDLILRTSGELRLSNYLLFQSAYSELYFTDVAWPDFHAPQLEAALAEYASRQRRFGTTGEESA, encoded by the coding sequence ATGCCACCGATCAATCATCTCGCCATCATCATGGACGGCAACGGCCGCTGGGCCCGCGCCAGGGGCCTTGACCGCAGCGACGGCCACAAGGCCGGCACCGAAACCGCCCGCGAAATCGTAAAGGAATGCCGAAAACTCGGCATTCCCTACCTTACGCTCTACACCTTTTCCAAGGAAAACTGGTCGCGGCCCAAGCAGGAGGTCGGTTTCCTTTTTGGCCTGCTCAAAGACTTCCTGACCGAAGAACTGCCCTCCCTGCTGGAACAGTCCATCCGCCTAAACGTGCTCGGGGATCTGGACGAACTGCCCTTGCCCACCCGGCAGGTGCTGCGCCACGTCATGGAGAAGACGGCCGGTTGCTCGGCCATGACGCTGAACCTGGCCCTCAATTACTCGGGACGCCTTGAAATCCTGCGCGCCTGCCAGGCCTTGCTGAAAAAGCAGGTCAAACCTTCGGAGCTGACCGGGGAAATGTTCGCGGATGAGCTCTACACCGCCGGCATGCCCGATCCGGACCTGATCCTGCGCACCAGCGGCGAACTGCGGCTGAGCAATTATCTGCTGTTTCAGAGCGCCTACAGCGAACTCTATTTCACCGACGTGGCCTGGCCGGACTTCCATGCCCCGCAGCTTGAAGCCGCGCTTGCGGAGTACGCGTCCCGTCAGCGCCGCTTCGGAACGACGGGAGAGGAGTCCGCATGA
- a CDS encoding phosphatidate cytidylyltransferase — protein MISPHFKRVLTSLLLLPLLGWAIYSGDPVLSIGITAVAGLGLMEFYAMFWPGREKPVWKALGLIFTLGMVWAPLAWSGGALVCVAMLGVAVSFLIAHDRGKSPDAFQDSQILLFGLLYLPFILRLFRTISAPEIGLVLLTTFAADTGAYYAGSLIGGPKIWPSVSPKKTWAGSLGGLCLSVIVCAAMGIAFGTASWTRFALLGAGLNIAAQIGDFFESALKRWRGIKDSGRILPGHGGILDRIDSLLFTLPLYCGLAALFSFFA, from the coding sequence ATGATAAGCCCTCATTTCAAGCGCGTTTTGACCTCCCTGTTGCTGCTTCCACTGCTGGGCTGGGCCATCTACAGCGGCGACCCGGTCTTAAGCATCGGCATAACAGCCGTGGCCGGCCTTGGGCTCATGGAATTCTACGCCATGTTCTGGCCAGGCCGGGAGAAGCCCGTCTGGAAGGCCCTGGGCCTGATCTTCACCCTGGGCATGGTCTGGGCCCCTTTGGCATGGAGCGGCGGGGCGCTGGTCTGCGTGGCCATGCTTGGCGTGGCCGTGTCGTTCCTGATCGCCCATGACCGGGGAAAATCTCCCGACGCCTTTCAGGACAGCCAGATTCTGCTTTTCGGACTTCTGTACCTGCCCTTTATCCTGCGTCTGTTCCGGACCATCTCCGCCCCGGAGATCGGGCTCGTGCTGCTGACCACCTTCGCCGCCGACACCGGCGCCTATTACGCGGGCAGCTTGATCGGCGGGCCCAAGATCTGGCCTTCGGTCAGCCCGAAAAAAACCTGGGCCGGCAGCCTGGGCGGCCTGTGCCTGAGCGTCATCGTCTGCGCCGCCATGGGCATTGCTTTCGGAACCGCCTCCTGGACACGCTTCGCCCTGCTCGGTGCCGGCCTGAACATTGCCGCGCAGATCGGCGACTTTTTCGAGTCCGCCCTTAAACGCTGGCGCGGGATCAAAGACTCCGGCAGGATTCTGCCCGGTCACGGCGGCATTCTGGACCGCATCGACAGCCTGCTCTTCACCCTCCCTCTGTACTGCGGACTGGCCGCCCTGTTTTCCTTTTTCGCCTGA